A single window of Sander lucioperca isolate FBNREF2018 chromosome 22, SLUC_FBN_1.2, whole genome shotgun sequence DNA harbors:
- the slc16a12b gene encoding monocarboxylate transporter 12-B, producing the protein MADGKRRSGAGSPPDGGWGWVIVGCCFMVTVCTRAVTRCISIFFVEFQAYFGADYSATAWIHSLVDCTTMLCAPLGSLVGNRWSCRVSVMLGGLLSSAGLLLGSFSSSLEILYLTMGVLTGVGFALCYTPAIAMVGCYFERRKALAYGIAMSGSGIGTFVLAPAVQLLIERYSWRGALLVLSGVVANLCVCGALLRPITARQGEEEPADGEGAESAMEEKPGNVSPQYAELAGKLPNQSDDRLISLLSGSPAPRLQRRRCFLSSEEYRFLLLPDFLFLSMSFLLLAAGCSLPFVYLVPYAHSAGVGHQHAAFLMSILGVLDIVGNITFGWLTDRRCVKRWRLACYVVAVAMEGLCCLAAPLLRSFPLLVPFAVLYGYFDGAYVALIPVVTSDTVGPQYLSSALGVVYFLHAIPYLISPPIGGWLVDVTGSYTSTFFLSGGALLASAAVLAAAAGVRHCRRGRLAASRDPKPRPLCLSDQSQHFTDFDKETLGKAAS; encoded by the exons ATGGCTGATGGGAAACGGCGAAGCGGCGCGGGGTCGCCTCCAGACGGGGGGTGGGGCTGGGTGATCGTTGGCTGCTGCTTCATGGTGACGGTCTGCACACGGGCAGTaaccag GTGCATCTCCATCTTCTTCGTGGAGTTCCAGGCGTATTTCGGAGCAGACTACTCTGCAACCGCGTGGATCCACAGCCTGGTGGACTGCACCACCATGCTCTGTG ctcctCTTGGCAGTCTGGTTGGTAACCGCTGGTCGTGTCGGGTGTCGGTGATGCTCGGTGGGCTCCTCTCCTCCGCTGGTCTCCTCCTCGGCTCCTTCAGCTCCAGCCTGGAGATCCTCTACCTCACCATGGGAGTCctgacag gtgtgggCTTCGCTCTCTGCTACACGCCAGCCATCGCCATGGTGGGCTGTTACTTTGAGCGGCGGAAGGCGCTGGCCTACGGCATCGCCATGTCAGGCAGCGGGATCGGCACCTTCGTGCTGGCGCCCGCGGTGCAGCTGCTCATCGAGCGGTATTCGTGGCGTGGGGCGCTGCTCGTCCTCAGCGGCGTCGTCGCCAACCTCTGCGTCTGCGGGGCGCTGCTCCGGCCAATCACAGCGCGGCAGGGCGAGGAGGAGCCGGCAGATGGCGAGGGGGCGGAGTCAGCGATGGAGGAGAAACCTG gaAACGTCTCGCCGCAGTACGCCGAGCTGGCTGGAAAACTCCCCAACCAATCAGACGACAGATTGATATCTCTGCTCTCAGGAAGTCCCGCCCCCCGGTTGCAGAGGAGGCGGTGCTTCTTGTCCAGCGAGGAGTACCGCTTCCTGCTGCTGCCAGACTTCCTGTTCCTGTCCATGTCCTTCCTGTTGCTGGCGGCcggctgcagcctgcccttcgTCTACCTGGTGCCGTACGCTCACAGCGCCGGCGTGGGCCACCAGCACGCCGCCTTCCTCATGTCCATCCTGGGCGTCCTCGACATCGTCGGGAACATCACCTTCGGCTGGCTCACCGACCGCAG GTGTGTGAAGCGGTGGCGCCTGGCGTGTTACGTGGTTGCCGTGGCGATGGAGGGCCTGTGCTGCCTGGCGGCTCCGCTGCTGCGCTCCTTCCCGCTGCTCGTGCCCTTCGCCGTGCTCTACGGCTACTTCGACGGCGCCTACGTGGCGCTGATCCCCGTGGTCACGTCGGACACGGTGGGGCCGCAGTACCTGTCCTCGGCGCTGGGCGTCGTCTACTTCCTGCACGCCATCCCGTACCTCATCAGCCCGCCAATCGGAG GTTGGCTGGTCGACGTCACAGGAAGTTACACGTCCACCTTCTTCCTGAGCGGTGGCGCCCTGCTGGCCAGCGCCGCCGTCCTCGCCGCCGCCGCCGGGGTCCGCCACTGTCGGCGCGGCCGGCTCGCCGCCTCCAGGGACCCCAAGCCCcgccccctctgtctctccgaccaatcacaacactTCACCGACTTCGATAAGGAAACGCTCGGCAAGGCCGCCTCGTAG
- the LOC116059246 gene encoding microfibril-associated glycoprotein 4-like isoform X3 has translation MIHLIYIQLIRDPDGLTSGFLKPHSSRTLTMKLVSVVILLLAPMLTSCYPPDLPKDCSDIHNNPNTRKSGVYTIYPISSTSPVQVYCDMDSEGGGWTVFQTRMDGTVNFYRGWDHYKTGFGNPAGEYWLGLENIYQLTLNRPSELLVQMENFGGNKAFALYTSFFIDAECNGYRLNVSGFINGGAGDALTYHNGQKFTTIDKDQDSSPYWNCAIQSLGAFWYNYCYNTNPNGLYRWEANSPIYNSVMNWQTWYGYNNLLKFISMSIRSV, from the exons ATGATACACCTCATTTACATTCAG CTCATCAGAGATCCAGACGGACTGACATCAGGATTTTTAAAGCCTCACTCCAGCAGAACTCTGACAATGAAG ctggtttcagtcgTCATCCTGCTCCTGGCTCCAATGTTGACCAGCTGCTACCCTCCCGATCTGCCCAAAGACTGCAGTGACATACATAATAATCCAAACACCCGAAAAAGTGGAGTGTACACCATCTATCCCATCAGCTCCACGTCTCCTGTCCAG gtgtacTGCGACATGGACTCAGAAGGAGGAGGGTGGACA GTGTTCCAGACAAGGATGGACGGCACGGTGAACTTCTACAGGGGCTGGGATCACTACAAGACCGGCTTTGGTAACCCTGCTGGAGAGTACTGGCTCG gtcTTGAGAACATCTACCAATTGACGCTCAATCGGCCGTCTGAGCTGCTGGTCCAAATGGAAAACTTTGGAGGAAACAAAGCGTTCGCTCTTTACACCTCATTCTTTATCGATGCTGAGTGTAATGGATACAGACTGAATGTTTCTGGATTCATCAATGGAGGAGCAG gAGATGCACTGACTTATCACAACGGACAGAAGTTCACAACAATCGACAAAGACCAGGACTCCTCACCCTATTGGAACTGTGCCATACAAAGCCTGGGGGCGTTCTGGTACAACTATTGTTACAACACAAATCCAAATGGTCTTTATCGTTGGGAGGCTAACAGCCCTATCTATAATTCTGTAATGAATTGGCAAACCTGGTATGGTTATAATAACCTCCTGAAGTTCATCAGCATGAGTATCCGTTCTGTGTAG